A window of the Vigna angularis cultivar LongXiaoDou No.4 chromosome 3, ASM1680809v1, whole genome shotgun sequence genome harbors these coding sequences:
- the LOC108325297 gene encoding BTB/POZ domain-containing protein At1g03010 isoform X2, translated as MGVVTVGELKPSISGKRTFRPSSSIRHATEWPISDVSSDLTIEVGASSFALHKFPLVSRSGRIRKMLLEAKDSKVSRISLPNVPGGAEAFELAAKFCYGINVELTLSNVAMLKCVAHFLEMTEEFSEKNLETRAEAYLKETVLPNISNTISVLHRCETLVPTSEEISLVSRLINAIANNACKEQLTTGLQKLDHNFPSKIITNMEPETPSEWWGKSLNILSLDFFQRVLSAVKSKGLKQDMISKILINYAHNSLQGIVRDHHAVKGCFPDLELQKKQRVIVEAISGLLPTQSRKSPVPMAFLSSLLKAAIAASASTSCRSDLERRIGLQLDQAILEDILIPTNSHQNTHGTIYDTDSILRIFSNFLNLDEEDQEDNNHLRDESEMVYDYDSPGSPKQSSILKVSKLMDNYLAEVALDPNLLPSKFISLAELLPDHARIVSDGLYRAVDIFLKVHPNIKDSERYRLCKTIDCQKLSQEACSHAAQNERLPVQMAVQVLYFEQIRLRNAMNGGHSQFLFGGMNGQYPHRSGSGAGSGAISPRDNYASVRRENRELKLEVARMRMRLTDLEKDHVNMKQELVRSHPANKLFKSLTKKLSKLNALFRINSTKPNASESRFPFPKRRRHSVS; from the exons ATGGGGGTTGTCACTGTTGGAGAATTAAAGCCTAGCATCTCTGGGAAGAGGACCTTTCGTCCTAGTTCGAGCATAAGGCATGCCACTGAATG GCCGATATCTGATGTCTCTAGTGATCTCACCATTGAAGTAGGAGCTTCAAGCTTTGCACTTCACAAG tTTCCTCTTGTTTCTAGGAGTGGAAGGATTCGGAAAATGCTATTAGAAGCAAAAGATTCAAAAGTTTCACGGATAAGTCTCCCAAACGTGCCGGGTGGTGCAGAGGCATTTGAGCTGGCTGCCAAATTCTGTTATGGAATTAATGTTGAGCTCACCCTCTCCAATGTTGCCATGCTAAAATGTGTTGCTCATTTTCTAGAAATGACAGAAGAGTTCTCAGAGAAAAACCTGGAGACACGAGCCGAAGCATACCTAAAGGAAACGGTGCTACCAAATATATCAAACACAATATCTGTTCTTCACcgttgtgaaactcttgtcccCACTTCAGAAGAGATTAGTCTTGTCAGCAGACTAATCAATGCAATTGCAAATAATGCATGTAAAGAACAGCTCACCACTGGTTTACAAAAGCTGGACCATAACTTCCCTTCTAAAATCATCACAAACATGGAACCCGAAACACCCTCAGAATGGTGGGGGAAATCTCTCAATATTCTTAGTCTTGATTTCTTCCAAAGAGTTTTGTCTGCAGTGAAGTCAAAGGGACTAAAACAAGACATGATCAGcaaaattttgataaactaTGCACATAATTCTCTTCAAGGGATTGTTAGGGACCACCATGCAGTGAAAGGATGTTTTCCCGACTTAGAATTGCAGAAGAAACAAAGAGTCATTGTTGAAGCCATTTCTGGCTTACTACCAACACAATCAAGGAAAAGCCCGGTTCCAATGGCATTTCTCTCAAGCTTGTTGAAAGCTGCAATAGCTGCATCGGCATCCACTTCTTGCAGATCTGACTTGGAGAGAAGAATTGGTCTACAACTTGACCAGGCAATTCTCGAAGACATCCTAATCCCAACAAATTCACATCAAAATACCCATGGCACCATTTATGACACTGATTcaattttgagaattttttccaattttctcAACTTGGACGAGGAGGACCAAGAGGATAATAATCACTTGAGAGATGAAAGTGAAATGGTTTATGACTATGACAGCCCCGGATCTCCAAAACAAAGCTCAATTCTGAAGGTATCAAAATTGATGGACAACTATCTCGCCGAAGTCGCACTAGACCCAAACTTGTTGCCATCAAAGTTCATCTCCCTTGCTGAACTACTTCCAGATCACGCACGTATTGTGAGTGATGGACTCTATAGAGCTGTTGATATCTTCCTTAAG GTTCATCCAAACATAAAGGATTCAGAGAGATACCGGCTGTGCAAAACCATTGATTGTCAGAAACTGTCTCAAGAAGCGTGCAGCCATGCAGCACAAAATGAAAGGCTACCAGTGCAGATGGCAGTGCAGGTTCTATACTTTGAGCAAATAAGGCTTCGGAATGCCATGAACGGAGGGCACAGCCAATTTTTATTTGGAGGAATGAATGGTCAATACCCTCATCGTTCAGGAAGTGGTGCAGGAAGCGGAGCCATTTCCCCGAGAGACAACTATGCATCAGTGAGAAGGGAGAACCGAGAGCTGAAGCTAGAAGTTGCAAGAATGAGAATGAGGCTGACAGACTTGGAGAAAGACCACGTTAACATGAAGCAGGAGCTAGTGAGATCTCACCCTGCCAATAAGCTATTCAAATCACTCACCAAAAAACTAAGCA
- the LOC108325297 gene encoding BTB/POZ domain-containing protein At1g03010 isoform X1: protein MWVTYQFKLLGLMIYDKVLHCPLLKRKWLLMFMTLQGLFYFSEVSFWPISDVSSDLTIEVGASSFALHKFPLVSRSGRIRKMLLEAKDSKVSRISLPNVPGGAEAFELAAKFCYGINVELTLSNVAMLKCVAHFLEMTEEFSEKNLETRAEAYLKETVLPNISNTISVLHRCETLVPTSEEISLVSRLINAIANNACKEQLTTGLQKLDHNFPSKIITNMEPETPSEWWGKSLNILSLDFFQRVLSAVKSKGLKQDMISKILINYAHNSLQGIVRDHHAVKGCFPDLELQKKQRVIVEAISGLLPTQSRKSPVPMAFLSSLLKAAIAASASTSCRSDLERRIGLQLDQAILEDILIPTNSHQNTHGTIYDTDSILRIFSNFLNLDEEDQEDNNHLRDESEMVYDYDSPGSPKQSSILKVSKLMDNYLAEVALDPNLLPSKFISLAELLPDHARIVSDGLYRAVDIFLKVHPNIKDSERYRLCKTIDCQKLSQEACSHAAQNERLPVQMAVQVLYFEQIRLRNAMNGGHSQFLFGGMNGQYPHRSGSGAGSGAISPRDNYASVRRENRELKLEVARMRMRLTDLEKDHVNMKQELVRSHPANKLFKSLTKKLSKLNALFRINSTKPNASESRFPFPKRRRHSVS, encoded by the exons ATGTGGGTTACCTATCAGTTTAAGCTTTTGGGATTAATGATTTATGACAAGGTATTGCACTGTCCACTTTTGAAGCGCAAATGGCTCCTGATGTTCATGACACTCCaaggtttattttatttctcagaggtttcattttg GCCGATATCTGATGTCTCTAGTGATCTCACCATTGAAGTAGGAGCTTCAAGCTTTGCACTTCACAAG tTTCCTCTTGTTTCTAGGAGTGGAAGGATTCGGAAAATGCTATTAGAAGCAAAAGATTCAAAAGTTTCACGGATAAGTCTCCCAAACGTGCCGGGTGGTGCAGAGGCATTTGAGCTGGCTGCCAAATTCTGTTATGGAATTAATGTTGAGCTCACCCTCTCCAATGTTGCCATGCTAAAATGTGTTGCTCATTTTCTAGAAATGACAGAAGAGTTCTCAGAGAAAAACCTGGAGACACGAGCCGAAGCATACCTAAAGGAAACGGTGCTACCAAATATATCAAACACAATATCTGTTCTTCACcgttgtgaaactcttgtcccCACTTCAGAAGAGATTAGTCTTGTCAGCAGACTAATCAATGCAATTGCAAATAATGCATGTAAAGAACAGCTCACCACTGGTTTACAAAAGCTGGACCATAACTTCCCTTCTAAAATCATCACAAACATGGAACCCGAAACACCCTCAGAATGGTGGGGGAAATCTCTCAATATTCTTAGTCTTGATTTCTTCCAAAGAGTTTTGTCTGCAGTGAAGTCAAAGGGACTAAAACAAGACATGATCAGcaaaattttgataaactaTGCACATAATTCTCTTCAAGGGATTGTTAGGGACCACCATGCAGTGAAAGGATGTTTTCCCGACTTAGAATTGCAGAAGAAACAAAGAGTCATTGTTGAAGCCATTTCTGGCTTACTACCAACACAATCAAGGAAAAGCCCGGTTCCAATGGCATTTCTCTCAAGCTTGTTGAAAGCTGCAATAGCTGCATCGGCATCCACTTCTTGCAGATCTGACTTGGAGAGAAGAATTGGTCTACAACTTGACCAGGCAATTCTCGAAGACATCCTAATCCCAACAAATTCACATCAAAATACCCATGGCACCATTTATGACACTGATTcaattttgagaattttttccaattttctcAACTTGGACGAGGAGGACCAAGAGGATAATAATCACTTGAGAGATGAAAGTGAAATGGTTTATGACTATGACAGCCCCGGATCTCCAAAACAAAGCTCAATTCTGAAGGTATCAAAATTGATGGACAACTATCTCGCCGAAGTCGCACTAGACCCAAACTTGTTGCCATCAAAGTTCATCTCCCTTGCTGAACTACTTCCAGATCACGCACGTATTGTGAGTGATGGACTCTATAGAGCTGTTGATATCTTCCTTAAG GTTCATCCAAACATAAAGGATTCAGAGAGATACCGGCTGTGCAAAACCATTGATTGTCAGAAACTGTCTCAAGAAGCGTGCAGCCATGCAGCACAAAATGAAAGGCTACCAGTGCAGATGGCAGTGCAGGTTCTATACTTTGAGCAAATAAGGCTTCGGAATGCCATGAACGGAGGGCACAGCCAATTTTTATTTGGAGGAATGAATGGTCAATACCCTCATCGTTCAGGAAGTGGTGCAGGAAGCGGAGCCATTTCCCCGAGAGACAACTATGCATCAGTGAGAAGGGAGAACCGAGAGCTGAAGCTAGAAGTTGCAAGAATGAGAATGAGGCTGACAGACTTGGAGAAAGACCACGTTAACATGAAGCAGGAGCTAGTGAGATCTCACCCTGCCAATAAGCTATTCAAATCACTCACCAAAAAACTAAGCA